A window of Castanea sativa cultivar Marrone di Chiusa Pesio chromosome 1, ASM4071231v1 contains these coding sequences:
- the LOC142633746 gene encoding uncharacterized protein LOC142633746 gives MEMEPSPPVVAKKLWNIIRVVFFMIRKGICRSKIMVDLHLMLKRGKLAGKTMANNLMFHNNFSSLSCKSNDSLSFISPREYEFSCSNSPANHYPFHFNKRKHHHHHFFTKSYGYDDVTTANAVQKVLEMLNNDIVEASPLVTLPGFGKSPMVRQLRVTDSPFPLKDDGDSQVDKAAEEFINKFYKDLKLQKRTAALESPYHAVWGR, from the coding sequence aTGGAAATGGAACCAAGTCCACCGGTGGTAGCGAAGAAGCTATGGAACATAATACGTGTAGTGTTCTTCATGATAAGAAAAGGCATATGCAGGAGCAAAATAATGGTTGATCTCCATTTGATGCTGAAGCGTGGCAAGCTAGCTGGAAAAACCATGGCAAACAACCTCATGTTCCACAACAACTTCTCTTCCTTGAGTTGCAAATCCAACGATTCCCTTTCCTTCATATCCCCACGTGAATATGAATTCAGCTGTAGCAATAGCCCCGCTAATCACTACCCTTTTCATTTCAACAAGCGcaagcaccaccaccaccattttTTCACCAAGTCTTACGGCTATGACGATGTGACCACTGCTAATGCGGTCCAGAAAGTGCTGGAGATGTTGAACAATGACATAGTTGAGGCCTCTCCTTTGGTTACATTACCTGGGTTTGGAAAAAGCCCTATGGTGAGGCAGCTACGAGTGACAGACTCGCCGTTTCCATTGAAGGACGATGGTGATAGCCAAGTGGACAAAGCAGCTGAAGAGTTTATTAACAAGTTTTACAAGGACCTTAAGCTGCAAAAAAGAACGGCTGCACTTGAATCACCGTACCATGCTGTGTGGGGTCGATGA